In Chryseobacterium gleum, a single genomic region encodes these proteins:
- a CDS encoding urease accessory protein UreD — MDSHLKIIAGFKGGESYVKDLYVSLPFRVVSVGQRKDDKKLYQMVMSSSPGILDGDHYHLDVTLEKGAALQLQSQSYQRLFNMQDKALQELNVSMGDETSFAYVPHPIVPHEDSNFKSKAKIHIGNKSQIIISEIITCGRKHYGEVFKLKRFQNVMEIYHNNKLVVKDNVLIQPDMIPISSIGNLEQYTHQGTLIFYSTKENVDKNGLVEKIVEASAQHHEQMEVGVSAMDDNGFVVRALGHGGELMYNFFLHIQEILWSLE, encoded by the coding sequence ATGGACAGTCATTTAAAAATTATTGCAGGATTCAAGGGAGGAGAATCCTATGTAAAAGATCTTTATGTCTCGCTTCCTTTCAGGGTAGTCTCTGTAGGACAGCGAAAAGATGACAAAAAGCTCTATCAGATGGTAATGAGCTCCTCCCCGGGAATTCTGGATGGAGACCACTATCATTTGGATGTTACGCTTGAAAAAGGAGCCGCGCTTCAGCTGCAGTCACAATCTTATCAAAGGCTTTTCAACATGCAGGACAAAGCGCTTCAGGAACTCAATGTCTCTATGGGAGATGAAACTTCTTTTGCTTATGTTCCTCATCCTATCGTTCCTCACGAAGATTCCAATTTTAAGAGTAAAGCGAAGATTCATATCGGGAACAAAAGCCAGATCATCATCAGTGAGATCATTACCTGCGGAAGAAAACATTATGGAGAAGTCTTTAAACTGAAGCGTTTTCAGAATGTAATGGAAATCTATCACAACAATAAGCTGGTTGTAAAAGATAATGTCTTGATTCAACCTGATATGATCCCGATCAGCAGCATCGGAAATCTGGAACAGTATACCCATCAGGGAACTCTGATCTTCTACAGTACGAAGGAAAATGTAGACAAAAACGGATTGGTTGAAAAAATAGTTGAAGCATCCGCGCAGCATCATGAACAAATGGAAGTAGGGGTTTCTGCAATGGATGACAATGGTTTTGTAGTAAGAGCTCTGGGACATGGAGGAGAATTGATGTACAACTTCTTCCTGCATATTCAGGAAATCCTTTGGTCTTTAGAATAA
- the ureG gene encoding urease accessory protein UreG, producing MENRKYIKVGVAGPVGSGKTALLERLSRKLFGTYDLGVITNDIYTKEDAEFMAKNSLLPHDRIIGVETGGCPHTAIREDASMNLEAVDELAARFPEIELVLIESGGDNLSATFSPDLADVTIFIIDVAEGEKIPRKGGPGITRSDLLIINKIDLAPYVGASLEVMENDARRMRKGNPFVFTNLKTDEGLDKVIGWIKKYALLEEVEEPNLVR from the coding sequence ATGGAAAACAGAAAATACATAAAAGTAGGAGTGGCAGGACCTGTAGGTTCAGGAAAAACTGCATTACTAGAAAGATTAAGCAGAAAATTATTCGGCACGTATGACCTTGGAGTTATTACCAATGATATTTATACAAAAGAAGACGCGGAATTTATGGCAAAAAACAGTCTTCTTCCCCATGACAGAATTATCGGGGTAGAAACAGGAGGATGCCCACACACAGCCATCCGTGAAGATGCGAGTATGAACCTTGAAGCGGTAGATGAGCTGGCAGCACGTTTCCCGGAAATCGAGCTGGTTCTTATTGAAAGTGGAGGGGACAACCTTTCAGCGACATTCAGTCCGGACCTTGCAGACGTTACTATTTTCATTATTGACGTAGCAGAAGGAGAAAAAATCCCTAGAAAAGGAGGACCTGGGATTACAAGATCAGATTTATTGATCATCAACAAAATTGACCTTGCCCCTTATGTAGGAGCCAGCCTTGAGGTGATGGAAAATGACGCCAGAAGAATGAGAAAAGGAAATCCTTTCGTCTTCACCAACCTGAAAACAGATGAAGGACTGGACAAAGTAATAGGTTGGATTAAAAAATATGCCCTTTTAGAAGAAGTTGAAGAACCGAATCTGGTAAGATAA
- a CDS encoding urease accessory protein UreF encodes MNINFLSGLLHLADPTLPIGGYTHSNGLETYVQERIVHNVDTAKQFVQNMLQYNLKFNDGAFVKLAYEAAEKGDLKQLLELDNECNAIKCPKEIRQASQKLGLRLIKIFKRRERFPLMEAFEKAIQNREANSHYCIVFGVYACLMKIPLYEALLGFYYTSVAGMITNAVKLVPLGQLDGQDILFSLYPVMEKTALETIELDRDMVGLCNTAFDIRCMQHERLYSRLYMS; translated from the coding sequence ATGAATATAAATTTTCTGTCAGGTTTGCTTCATTTGGCGGATCCTACACTTCCGATCGGCGGATATACGCATTCCAACGGACTTGAAACTTACGTGCAGGAAAGAATTGTACATAATGTAGATACAGCGAAACAGTTTGTACAGAATATGCTTCAGTACAATCTTAAATTCAATGACGGAGCTTTTGTAAAGCTGGCTTATGAAGCAGCAGAAAAGGGAGATTTAAAGCAGCTTTTAGAACTGGATAATGAATGTAATGCGATCAAATGTCCCAAGGAAATCCGCCAGGCCAGTCAGAAATTAGGATTAAGGCTGATTAAGATATTCAAAAGAAGAGAGCGTTTTCCTCTGATGGAAGCATTCGAAAAAGCAATTCAAAACAGGGAGGCCAATTCTCATTACTGTATTGTTTTTGGAGTCTATGCCTGTTTAATGAAAATTCCTTTGTATGAAGCTCTTTTAGGGTTCTATTACACTTCGGTTGCAGGAATGATCACCAATGCTGTAAAGCTGGTTCCTCTTGGACAGCTGGACGGACAGGATATCCTTTTTTCTCTTTACCCTGTGATGGAAAAAACAGCTTTAGAAACAATAGAACTGGACAGAGACATGGTAGGGCTTTGTAATACAGCCTTTGACATCCGATGTATGCAGCACGAAAGATTGTACTCAAGACTTTATATGTCCTAA
- the ureE gene encoding urease accessory protein UreE: MIINQIIGNLAENPTDKTIDYLDLEWFETTKRIQRKKTRQGTDVAIKFLREGQRLREGDILFEDAEKIIAINVLETETIVMSPTSLLEMGTVCYEIGNKHIPLFIQNDKVLLPFEMPMFRWLEASGFKPEKQSVKLLNLLKSNVEPHGHGSLGSTIFTKILKMAAPKDE, from the coding sequence ATGATCATTAATCAAATCATAGGCAATCTTGCTGAAAATCCTACGGACAAAACCATAGATTATCTTGATCTGGAATGGTTTGAAACCACCAAAAGAATCCAGCGCAAAAAAACCAGACAGGGAACTGATGTTGCCATCAAATTTCTCAGAGAAGGACAGCGCTTACGTGAAGGAGATATTCTTTTTGAGGATGCGGAAAAAATAATTGCAATCAATGTTCTGGAAACAGAAACCATTGTGATGTCGCCCACTTCACTGCTTGAAATGGGTACCGTATGTTATGAGATCGGAAACAAACATATTCCGCTTTTCATTCAGAATGATAAAGTATTGCTTCCTTTTGAAATGCCGATGTTCAGATGGCTGGAGGCAAGCGGTTTTAAGCCGGAAAAACAATCTGTGAAACTGCTGAATCTTCTTAAATCCAATGTAGAGCCCCACGGGCACGGAAGTCTTGGATCCACAATTTTTACCAAAATCTTAAAAATGGCAGCCCCGAAAGATGAATAG
- the ureC gene encoding urease subunit alpha, giving the protein MSLHVDRKQYANILGPTAGDKIRLGDTEIIIEIEKDFTHYGDEAVFGGGKTVRDGMGQNVTAKRDEGVLDLCITGAVIIDHWGIVKGDIGIKDGKIVGIGKAGNPDTMDGVSPNMIIGASTEVHGGKGYIVTAGGIDTHIHYICPQQIETSLYSGITTMIGGGTGPNDGTNATTVTPGKFNMQKMLEAAEEYPMNLGFFGKGNCSAEEPIEEQVEAGALGVKIHEDWGATPATIDAALKVADKYDVQVAIHTDTLNEGGFLEDTMRAINGRVIHTFHTEGAGGGHAPDIIKAAMYPNVLPASTNPTRPYTINTIDEHLDMLMVCHHLSKNIPEDVAFADSRIRPETIAAEDILHDMGVFSIMSSDSQAMGRPGEVITRTWQTASKMKEQRGDLAEDKDSGNDNYRAKRYVAKYTINPAIAHGISEYVGSVEEGKLADLVIWKPALFGVKPEMIVKGGFVIAAKMGDPNASIPTPQPIIYRNMFGAHGKAKFGTCANFVSQISIDNGTIASYGLEKMILPVKNCRNIGKKDLIHNDKTPLIEVNPENYKVTVDGEYITCEPAEKLPLTQLYYLF; this is encoded by the coding sequence ATGAGCTTACACGTAGACAGAAAACAATACGCTAATATATTAGGTCCTACAGCCGGAGACAAAATCAGGCTCGGAGACACTGAAATTATCATTGAGATCGAAAAAGATTTCACCCACTACGGAGACGAAGCGGTTTTCGGAGGCGGAAAAACCGTTCGTGACGGGATGGGACAGAATGTTACGGCGAAAAGAGATGAAGGTGTTTTGGACCTTTGTATCACAGGTGCAGTAATCATTGACCACTGGGGAATTGTAAAGGGAGATATCGGAATCAAAGATGGAAAAATCGTAGGAATCGGAAAGGCTGGAAACCCTGATACCATGGATGGTGTATCTCCTAATATGATTATCGGAGCTTCTACAGAAGTCCATGGAGGAAAAGGATATATCGTAACAGCGGGAGGAATTGATACTCACATTCATTACATCTGCCCTCAACAGATCGAAACCTCTTTGTATAGCGGAATCACAACAATGATCGGTGGAGGAACAGGTCCCAATGACGGAACTAATGCTACGACAGTAACTCCGGGAAAATTCAATATGCAGAAAATGCTTGAAGCAGCAGAAGAATATCCTATGAACCTTGGTTTCTTCGGAAAAGGAAACTGTTCAGCTGAAGAACCTATTGAAGAACAGGTGGAAGCCGGAGCTTTGGGAGTAAAAATCCACGAAGATTGGGGAGCAACTCCTGCAACGATTGATGCAGCATTGAAAGTAGCCGATAAATATGACGTTCAGGTGGCTATCCATACAGATACATTGAATGAAGGAGGTTTTCTTGAAGATACGATGAGAGCAATCAACGGAAGAGTAATCCACACCTTCCACACAGAAGGAGCGGGTGGAGGCCACGCGCCGGACATCATTAAAGCAGCCATGTATCCGAATGTATTGCCGGCTTCTACAAACCCTACACGTCCTTACACTATCAATACAATTGATGAACATTTGGATATGCTGATGGTGTGCCACCATTTGAGTAAAAACATTCCTGAGGATGTAGCGTTTGCAGACTCACGCATCCGTCCTGAAACCATTGCTGCAGAAGATATTCTTCATGATATGGGAGTTTTCAGCATCATGAGTTCAGACTCTCAGGCGATGGGAAGACCAGGGGAAGTGATTACCAGAACATGGCAGACTGCAAGCAAAATGAAAGAGCAGAGAGGTGATCTGGCTGAAGATAAAGATAGCGGAAATGACAATTACCGGGCCAAAAGATATGTGGCTAAATATACCATCAACCCGGCCATTGCCCATGGTATTTCAGAATATGTAGGATCAGTTGAGGAAGGAAAATTAGCTGATTTAGTAATCTGGAAACCTGCACTATTCGGAGTAAAACCGGAAATGATTGTAAAAGGAGGATTTGTAATCGCTGCTAAAATGGGAGATCCTAATGCATCCATTCCAACCCCTCAGCCGATTATTTACAGAAACATGTTTGGAGCACACGGAAAAGCTAAGTTCGGAACTTGTGCCAACTTCGTTTCGCAGATTTCTATTGATAACGGAACCATTGCTTCTTACGGATTAGAGAAAATGATCCTTCCGGTAAAAAACTGTAGAAATATCGGTAAAAAAGACCTTATCCATAACGATAAGACACCTTTAATTGAAGTGAATCCTGAAAACTATAAAGTAACAGTAGATGGTGAATACATCACATGCGAACCGGCAGAAAAACTTCCTTTAACACAGTTGTATTACTTGTTCTAA
- the ureB gene encoding urease subunit beta translates to MIPGEIFVKEGTIICNEGRETVKIKVTNTGDRPIQVGSHFHFFEVNKAMSFDREKAFGKRLNIVASTAVRFEPGEEKEVELVEIGGTKKAVGFNNLVDGQVDSEEQKKASLAKVEELNFKNH, encoded by the coding sequence ATGATACCAGGAGAAATTTTTGTAAAAGAAGGGACCATTATCTGCAATGAAGGCAGAGAAACGGTAAAAATAAAAGTAACCAATACAGGAGACCGTCCTATTCAGGTAGGTTCACACTTCCACTTTTTTGAAGTTAACAAAGCGATGAGCTTTGACCGGGAAAAAGCTTTTGGAAAGAGACTGAATATTGTAGCAAGTACTGCAGTGCGTTTCGAGCCGGGAGAAGAAAAAGAAGTGGAGCTGGTAGAAATAGGAGGAACAAAAAAAGCAGTGGGCTTCAATAATCTTGTTGACGGACAGGTAGATTCCGAAGAACAGAAAAAAGCGAGCCTTGCAAAAGTTGAAGAGTTAAACTTTAAAAATCACTAA